In a genomic window of Nodosilinea sp. E11:
- a CDS encoding leucyl aminopeptidase family protein, translated as MSTPIPIYLVNQTDLAKDHADSQAWAQSTGFKADPSTVCLVPGSEGSIAKVLVGKPDPVDTWTLGNLPKTLPPQTYALADDWPAALATKLWLGWQLGRYSFTPYKRQAAPPMAELVPPAGADATYVTATTAATTLVRNLITTPAGDMGPEQLQAAAQGLCDRHSANLTALIGDELINQNYPLIHAVGRAYSQAPRLLDITWGNPDAPKVTLVGKGVCFDTGGLDIKPAASMKLMKKDMGGAANALGLAEMIMALQLPVRLRVLIAAVENSIASNSLHPLDVVPSRRGLTVEIGNTDAEGRLVLADALWEAVCEEPAPELVVDFSTLTGAARIALGTELPACFSNQPEMANALLTCGLAVDDPLWQLPLHKPYRSMLDSSVADLSNISNNSYGGAITAALFLQEFTRPEIPWVHLDLMAWNIRTLPGRPEGGEAMGMRAVFELIRQTIAA; from the coding sequence TTGTCAACGCCGATTCCCATTTACCTGGTCAATCAGACCGACCTTGCTAAAGACCACGCCGACAGCCAAGCCTGGGCGCAGTCTACTGGATTTAAGGCAGACCCCAGTACCGTTTGCCTGGTGCCTGGTTCCGAGGGTAGCATCGCCAAAGTTCTGGTTGGCAAACCCGACCCGGTCGATACCTGGACTCTGGGAAATCTGCCCAAAACTCTGCCACCCCAGACCTATGCTCTGGCCGACGATTGGCCTGCCGCTCTGGCCACTAAGCTCTGGCTGGGCTGGCAGTTGGGCCGCTATAGCTTCACCCCCTACAAGCGTCAGGCTGCGCCCCCCATGGCCGAGCTGGTGCCCCCCGCCGGGGCCGACGCCACCTACGTCACCGCGACGACAGCGGCTACTACCTTGGTGCGAAACCTAATCACCACCCCAGCGGGTGATATGGGGCCAGAGCAGCTACAGGCCGCAGCCCAGGGGCTATGCGATCGCCACTCCGCCAACCTCACCGCCCTCATCGGCGATGAGCTGATCAACCAAAACTATCCTCTGATTCACGCCGTGGGACGGGCCTATAGCCAAGCACCCCGCCTGCTCGACATCACCTGGGGTAACCCCGATGCTCCCAAAGTCACCCTAGTGGGCAAAGGCGTTTGCTTTGACACTGGCGGTCTCGACATTAAGCCTGCCGCCAGCATGAAGCTAATGAAAAAAGATATGGGCGGAGCCGCCAATGCTCTGGGCCTGGCCGAAATGATTATGGCCCTACAGCTGCCGGTGCGGCTGCGCGTACTCATTGCCGCCGTCGAAAACAGCATTGCCAGTAACTCTCTGCACCCCCTAGACGTAGTGCCCTCCCGCCGAGGGCTCACGGTCGAAATCGGCAATACCGATGCCGAGGGTCGCCTGGTGCTAGCCGATGCTCTCTGGGAAGCCGTCTGCGAAGAGCCGGCCCCTGAGCTAGTGGTTGACTTTTCTACCCTCACCGGAGCGGCCCGCATTGCCCTCGGTACCGAGCTGCCCGCCTGCTTTAGCAACCAACCTGAGATGGCCAACGCCCTGCTCACCTGCGGCCTGGCAGTCGATGACCCGCTGTGGCAATTGCCTCTGCATAAGCCCTACCGCTCTATGCTCGACAGCTCCGTGGCCGACCTTTCAAATATCTCTAACAACTCCTATGGGGGAGCGATTACCGCCGCGCTGTTTTTGCAAGAATTTACCCGTCCTGAGATTCCGTGGGTACACCTTGATCTGATGGCCTGGAATATTCGGACCTTGCCCGGTCGTCCCGAAGGCGGCGAGGCAATGGGAATGAGGGCGGTGTTTGAGCTGATCCGTCAGACGATCGCGGCCTAG
- a CDS encoding M20 family metallopeptidase translates to MLSQIKSIVETIAPRLVEIRRHLHSHPELSGQEYKTAAYVAGVLSSCGLRVQELVGKTGVVAELPGDLDSRILAIRADMDGLPIAERVELPFASTQTGIMHACGHDVHTTVGLGTAMVLAQLGVPMPGTTRFLFQPAEETAQGARWMIEDGVMAGVSAILGLHAYPSVPARAIGVRYGALTAAADDLELVIVGESGHGARPHEAIDAIWIASQVITTLQQAISRTQNPLHPIVLTIGQIQGGRAPNVIADTVKLLGTVRSLHPDTRNHLPQWIESIVAGVCQPYGAKYEINYRRGVPSVLNDPTLTELTARCVSEALGNEYLQIIHEPSLGAEDFSLYLEHAPGTMFRLGVGFTDRPVNYPLHHPKFEVDESAIAAGVLTMAYASYRYWQLPT, encoded by the coding sequence ATGCTGAGCCAGATCAAATCTATTGTTGAGACCATTGCACCGCGTTTAGTTGAGATTCGCCGTCACCTCCACAGCCACCCCGAACTCAGCGGCCAAGAGTATAAAACAGCGGCCTATGTGGCTGGGGTGCTTTCCTCCTGCGGGCTGAGGGTGCAGGAGCTGGTGGGCAAAACAGGGGTGGTGGCGGAGTTGCCGGGCGACCTTGACTCTAGAATCTTGGCCATTCGAGCCGATATGGACGGCCTGCCCATTGCTGAGCGGGTAGAGCTGCCCTTTGCCTCTACCCAGACCGGCATTATGCATGCCTGTGGCCACGATGTGCACACCACCGTGGGGCTCGGGACGGCCATGGTGCTGGCGCAGCTCGGTGTGCCCATGCCGGGTACCACTCGGTTTTTGTTTCAGCCCGCTGAAGAAACGGCCCAGGGTGCCCGCTGGATGATTGAAGACGGGGTGATGGCAGGGGTATCGGCAATTTTGGGACTGCATGCCTACCCTTCTGTACCAGCGCGGGCGATTGGGGTGCGCTATGGAGCCCTCACCGCTGCCGCCGATGACTTAGAACTGGTGATTGTGGGCGAGTCGGGCCACGGAGCGCGCCCCCACGAGGCTATTGACGCGATTTGGATTGCGTCCCAAGTGATTACGACCTTGCAGCAGGCGATTAGCCGCACCCAAAACCCGCTGCACCCGATTGTGCTGACCATTGGTCAAATTCAGGGCGGTCGTGCCCCCAACGTGATTGCCGACACGGTGAAATTGCTGGGCACAGTGCGATCGCTCCATCCCGACACCCGTAACCACCTGCCCCAGTGGATTGAGTCGATTGTTGCCGGGGTGTGCCAGCCCTACGGAGCCAAGTATGAAATTAACTATCGGCGGGGAGTGCCCTCGGTGCTCAATGACCCCACCCTGACTGAGCTAACGGCTCGCTGTGTCAGCGAAGCGTTGGGTAACGAATACCTACAAATCATTCATGAGCCCTCCCTAGGAGCCGAAGATTTTTCGCTCTACCTAGAGCATGCGCCGGGCACAATGTTTCGCTTGGGGGTAGGCTTTACCGATCGCCCCGTGAACTACCCCCTGCACCACCCTAAATTTGAAGTCGATGAGTCTGCGATCGCCGCCGGGGTGCTCACCATGGCCTACGCCAGCTATCGCTACTGGCAGCTCCCCACTTGA
- a CDS encoding FecR family protein, giving the protein MVNVSKFARRSQGRVVSGAVGLVSLIATALLGLPAQASVPLTRAEVAALRNRVELLPRGRTARPARMADLLAAGDALRTAPASQADLRFNDGSLARVGERATFRFVPNTRNFRLTNGTVLLLIPPGQGRTNIQTPSAVTGIQGSAVVVRYIPERDLTLVMALTNNPTGPMTITASGCGAGGDETCTSREYSLYGGQMALIQNNQVQVVEFDLPQFYQTSPLVDGLELDNPNAESPLGPALERVREETLEALAEQAPFSEGITLNPAFIGMDTSSAIASEQPWLLAPTEAGEASLSPIGSAIAPGDALLPFSGQGQGVIGNIPPMEGNRGDILTPIGNTGIGIGGSNGIGIGVGGTSNGIGIGVGGTSNGIGIGVGGTGNGNGNGGIGNGIGIGVGGTGNGNGLGLEEQAEPLLDQVEPLLEQTPFVSTEL; this is encoded by the coding sequence ATGGTCAATGTCAGCAAATTTGCCCGTCGAAGCCAAGGGCGCGTTGTCTCTGGAGCCGTGGGGCTAGTTTCGCTCATTGCCACTGCCCTGCTGGGCTTGCCAGCCCAAGCCAGCGTGCCCCTCACCCGAGCTGAGGTAGCTGCACTGCGGAATCGGGTTGAGCTATTGCCCCGCGGTCGAACCGCTCGACCGGCTCGCATGGCAGACCTTTTAGCCGCCGGCGATGCTCTCCGCACGGCCCCAGCGTCCCAAGCCGACTTGCGGTTTAACGACGGTTCTTTGGCTCGGGTGGGTGAGCGGGCGACCTTTCGGTTTGTGCCCAACACCCGCAACTTTCGGTTGACCAACGGCACCGTCTTGCTGCTGATTCCGCCAGGGCAGGGACGCACCAATATTCAAACTCCCAGTGCGGTTACCGGTATTCAGGGGTCAGCGGTGGTGGTGCGCTACATTCCTGAGCGCGACCTCACCTTGGTGATGGCTCTGACCAACAACCCTACTGGGCCGATGACCATTACCGCGAGTGGCTGTGGCGCAGGTGGTGACGAAACCTGCACTAGCAGAGAATACTCCCTCTATGGCGGGCAAATGGCCCTGATTCAAAATAATCAGGTGCAGGTGGTCGAGTTTGACTTACCGCAGTTTTACCAGACCAGTCCTTTGGTCGATGGGTTAGAGCTAGACAACCCCAATGCTGAGTCGCCCCTGGGGCCTGCCCTAGAGCGAGTGCGCGAAGAAACCCTCGAAGCCTTGGCAGAGCAAGCGCCTTTTTCGGAAGGCATCACCCTGAATCCTGCCTTCATTGGCATGGATACCTCTAGCGCGATCGCCAGTGAGCAGCCCTGGCTACTGGCCCCCACCGAGGCTGGGGAAGCCTCGCTGTCGCCGATTGGTAGTGCGATCGCCCCCGGTGACGCTTTGCTTCCCTTCAGTGGGCAAGGACAGGGCGTAATCGGTAATATTCCCCCTATGGAAGGGAATAGAGGAGACATTCTTACTCCCATCGGGAATACCGGTATTGGTATAGGCGGCAGCAATGGCATCGGCATTGGTGTGGGCGGCACCAGCAATGGCATCGGTATTGGTGTGGGCGGCACCAGCAATGGCATTGGTATTGGTGTGGGCGGTACTGGCAACGGCAACGGCAACGGCGGTATTGGTAATGGCATCGGTATTGGTGTGGGCGGTACTGGCAATGGCAACGGCTTGGGCCTGGAGGAGCAGGCTGAACCTTTGCTAGACCAGGTTGAACCTTTGCTGGAACAAACGCCGTTTGTTTCTACTGAGCTGTAG
- a CDS encoding FecR family protein, producing the protein MLNVSKFARRNQGRVVSGAVGLVSLIATALLGLPAQASVPLTRAEVAALRNRVELLPRGRTARPARMADLLAAGDALRTAPASQADLRFNDGSLARVGERATFRFVPNTRNFRLTNGTVLLLIPPGQGRTNIQTPSAVTGIQGSAVVVRYIPERDLTLVMALTNNPTGPMTITASGCGAGGDETCTSREYSLYGGQMALIQNNQVQVVEFDLPQFYQTSPLVDGLELDNPNAESPLGPALERVREETLEALAEQAPFSEGITLNPAFIGMDASSAIASEQPWLLSPAEVGVSPLSPISVVLTPSNSLVTTITPPQGVEAPAIIGGDTPNPGRNPGVNPNPGANPNPNPNPNPNPGANPNPNPNPNPNPGANPNPNPNPGANPNPRPNPSPSPSPNPNPGANPNPNPNPGANPNPNPNPSPNPGANPNPNPSPSPNPGANPNPNPNPNPGANPNPNPNPNPNPNPGANPNPNPNPGANPNPNPNPGANPNPNPNPNPGANPNPNPNPNPGGPGNANPPPFNGGVPANPPAEPPPFFPPAEPAPDK; encoded by the coding sequence ATGCTGAACGTCAGCAAATTTGCCCGTCGAAACCAAGGGCGCGTTGTCTCTGGAGCCGTGGGGCTAGTTTCGCTCATTGCCACTGCCCTGCTGGGCTTGCCAGCCCAAGCCAGCGTGCCCCTCACCCGAGCTGAGGTAGCTGCACTGCGGAATCGGGTTGAGCTATTGCCCCGCGGTCGAACCGCTCGACCGGCTCGCATGGCAGACCTTTTAGCCGCCGGCGATGCTCTCCGCACGGCCCCAGCGTCCCAAGCCGACTTGCGGTTTAACGACGGTTCTTTGGCTCGGGTGGGTGAGCGGGCGACCTTTCGGTTTGTGCCCAACACCCGCAACTTTCGGTTGACCAACGGCACCGTCTTGCTGCTGATTCCGCCAGGGCAGGGACGCACCAATATACAAACCCCCAGTGCGGTTACCGGTATTCAGGGGTCAGCGGTGGTGGTGCGCTACATTCCTGAACGCGACCTCACCTTGGTGATGGCTCTGACCAACAACCCTACTGGGCCGATGACCATTACCGCGAGTGGCTGTGGCGCAGGTGGTGACGAAACCTGCACTAGCAGAGAATACTCCCTCTATGGCGGGCAAATGGCCCTGATTCAAAATAATCAGGTGCAGGTGGTCGAGTTTGACTTACCGCAGTTTTACCAGACCAGTCCTTTGGTCGATGGGTTAGAGCTAGACAACCCCAATGCTGAGTCGCCCCTGGGGCCTGCCCTAGAGCGAGTGCGCGAAGAAACCCTCGAAGCCTTAGCAGAGCAAGCGCCTTTTTCGGAGGGCATCACCCTGAATCCTGCTTTCATTGGCATGGATGCCTCTAGCGCGATCGCCAGTGAGCAGCCCTGGCTGCTGTCTCCCGCTGAGGTTGGGGTGTCACCGCTGTCGCCGATTAGTGTTGTGCTTACGCCCAGCAATTCTCTAGTCACCACCATTACTCCCCCCCAAGGTGTTGAAGCGCCGGCGATCATAGGTGGCGATACCCCCAATCCAGGTAGAAACCCTGGAGTGAACCCCAATCCTGGGGCGAATCCTAACCCTAATCCCAACCCCAACCCCAATCCTGGGGCGAACCCTAACCCTAATCCCAACCCCAACCCCAATCCTGGGGCGAATCCTAACCCCAATCCCAATCCTGGGGCGAACCCCAACCCCAGGCCCAACCCCAGTCCCAGTCCCAGTCCCAACCCCAACCCTGGGGCGAATCCTAATCCCAATCCCAACCCTGGGGCGAATCCTAATCCTAATCCCAATCCCAGTCCCAACCCTGGGGCGAACCCTAACCCCAACCCCAGTCCCAGTCCCAACCCTGGGGCGAACCCTAACCCTAATCCCAATCCCAACCCTGGGGCGAATCCTAATCCCAATCCCAACCCTAATCCCAATCCCAACCCTGGGGCGAATCCCAACCCCAACCCCAACCCTGGGGCGAATCCCAACCCCAACCCCAATCCTGGGGCGAATCCTAACCCCAATCCCAACCCTAATCCTGGGGCAAATCCTAATCCCAATCCCAACCCCAATCCAGGCGGACCTGGCAATGCCAACCCGCCGCCGTTTAACGGCGGTGTGCCCGCGAATCCGCCTGCTGAACCACCGCCATTTTTCCCGCCCGCTGAACCAGCCCCCGATAAGTAG